The Salvelinus sp. IW2-2015 linkage group LG31, ASM291031v2, whole genome shotgun sequence genome window below encodes:
- the LOC111955788 gene encoding CUB and sushi domain-containing protein 3-like: MCISTPSLAKLRESCFDPGSVMNGTRLGSDYKLGSTVTFYCEPGYVLQGYSTLTCIMGDDGRPGWNRVLPSCQAPCGSRSTGSDGTVLSPNFPRNYTSGHSCVYSISVPREFGKDTV; the protein is encoded by the exons ATGTGTATTTCTACCCCCTCTTTAGCCAAGCTGCGTGAGTCCTGCTTCGACCCAGGCAGTGTGATGAACGGGACCAGGCTGGGCAGCGACTACAAGCTGGGTTCCACCGTGACGTTCTACTGCGAGCCGGGCTATGTTCTCCARGGCTATTCCACGCTCACCTGCATCATGGGGGATGACGGCAGGCCTGGCTGGAATAGGGTTCTACCCAGCTGTCAAG caccgtGTGGGAGTCGTTCCACAGGGTCAGACGGCACGGTGCTGTCTCCTAACTTCCCCCGCAACTACACCTCAGGACACAGCTGTGTATACTCCATCTCCGTGCCACGAGAGTTCGGTAAGGACACCGTATAA
- the gpalpp1 gene encoding LOW QUALITY PROTEIN: GPALPP motifs-containing protein 1 (The sequence of the model RefSeq protein was modified relative to this genomic sequence to represent the inferred CDS: inserted 4 bases in 3 codons; deleted 2 bases in 1 codon; substituted 2 bases at 2 genomic stop codons), with the protein MVGXQNGPEDVAREKWMTELPPTLQHIGLGXRTFKKRAGPESKDRXLWTDTPADRERKLRDDLEGKESEETEPVPQLSHKDLQMAXESMSKYNETKRGESLISLHEKQMKKRKLDEGATPVERRAFDRDXDLQVNKFDEAQKQRLLKKSQELNTRFGHSKEKMFL; encoded by the exons ATGGTTGGTTGACAGAATGGTCCGGAGGACGTGGCGAGAGAG AAGTGGATGACAGAGCTTCCTCCAACGCTGCAGCACATCGGGCTGGG CAGAACCTTCAAGAAGAGGGCTGGACCGGAGAGCAAGGACC TCCTCTGGACCGACACCCCTGCTGACCGAGAACGCAAGCTCAGGG ACGACTTGGAGGGAAAGGAGAGTGAGGAAACAGAACCGGTCCCTCAACTGTCTCACAAAGACTTACAGATGGCTTGAGAAAGTATGTCCAAATACAAC gAAACCAAGCGTGGCGAGTCTCTGATCAGTCTCCACGAGAAGCAGATGAAGAAGAGGAAGCTGGACGAGGGAGCCACGCCGGTGGAGAGACGAGCGTTTGACCGGG CAGACTTGCAGGTCAACAAGTTTGATGAGGCTCAGAAACAACGTCTGCTGAAGAAGTCCCAGGAGCTCAACACACGCTTCGGACACAGCAAGGAGAAAATGTTCCTCTGA